One Perognathus longimembris pacificus isolate PPM17 chromosome 2, ASM2315922v1, whole genome shotgun sequence DNA segment encodes these proteins:
- the Add3 gene encoding gamma-adducin isoform X2 has product MSSDTSQGVITTPPPPSMPHKERYFDRINENDPEYIRERNMSPDLRQDFNMMEQRKRVTQILQSPAFREDLECLIQEQMKKGHNPTGLLALQQIADYIMANSFSGFSSPPLSLGMVTPINDLHGADTSSYVKGEKLTRCKLASLYRIADLFGWAHLANTYISVRISKEQDHIIIIPRGLSFSEATASNLVKVNIIGEVVDQGSTNLKVDHTGFSPHAAIYSTRPDVKCVIHIHTLATAAVSSMKCGILPISQESLILGDVAYYDYQGSLDDQEERTQLQKILGPSCKVLVLRNHGVVALGETVEEAFHFIFSVQMACEIQVRAIAGAGGVDNLLVLDLQKYKAFTHNIAASGGGGVNMGSHQKWKVGEIEFEGLMRTLDNLGYRTGYAYRHPLIREKPRHKSDVEIPATVTAFSFEDDTVPLSPLKYMAQRQQREKTRWLNSPNTYMKVNVPEESRNGETSPRTKITWMKAEDSSKVSSGTPIKIEDPNQFVPLNTNPNEVLEKRNKIREQNRYDLKTAGPQSQLLAGIVVDKPPSTMQFEDDDHGPPAPPNPFSHLTEGELEEYKKTIERKQQGLEENHELFSKSFISMDVPVMVVNGKDDLHDVEDELAKRVSRLTTSTTIENIEITIKSPEKIEEVLSPDGSPSKSPSKKKKKFRTPSFLKKNKKKEKVEA; this is encoded by the exons GCCTTTCGGGAAGACTTGGAATGCCTTATTCAAGAACAAATGAAGAAAGGCCACAACCCAACTGGATTACTAGCATTACAACAGATTGCAGATTACATCATGGCCAATTCTTTCTCAGGCTTTTCTTCACCTCCCCTCA GTCTTGGCATGGTCACACCTATCAATGACCTTCATGGTGCAGATACATCCTCCTATGTGAAGGGAGAAAAACTTACTCGTTGTAAACTAGCCAGCCTGTACAGAATTGCAGACTTGTTTGGATGGGCACACCTGGCAAATACATATATCTCA GTAAGAATAAGTAAAGAACAAGACCACATTATAATAATTCCCAGAGGCCTATCTTTTTCTGAAGCCACAGCCTCCAATTTG GTAAAAGTCAACATAATAGGAGAAGTGGTTGACCAGGGAAGTACTAATTTGAAAGTTGACCATACAGGATTCAGTCCCCATGCTGCAATCTATTCAACACGCCCTGATGTTAAATGTGTGATACACATCCACACCCTTGCTACAGCAGCT GTATCCTCAATGAAGTGTGGGATCCTTCCAATTTCTCAGGAGTCCCTTATCCTGGGGGATGTGGCTTATTATGACTACCAAGGGTCACTTGATGACCAGGAGGAGAGAACTCAACTGCAGAAAATTCTGGGTCCAAGTTGTAAG GTGCTGGTACTCAGAAATCATGGAGTGGTAGCGCTTGGAGAAACAGTTGAAgaagcttttcattttatttttagtgtacagATGGCCTGTGAGATTCAG GTACGGGCAATAGCAGGGGCAGGTGGAGTAGATAATCTTCTTGTACTGGATCTTCAGAAGTATAAAGCTTTCACTCACAATATCGCAGCAAGTGGAGGAGGAGGCGTTAATATGGGTTCCCATCAGAAGTGGAAGGTGGGAGAGATTGAGTTTGAAGGGCTGATGAGGACTCTGGACAATTTG GGGTACAGAACAGGCTATGCTTACAGGCATCCTCTCATTCGAGAGAAGCCCAGACACAAAAGTGATGTGGAAATCCCAGCAACTGTGACTGCTTTTTCCTTTGAAGATGATACAGTGCCACTCTCTCCTCTCAAATACATGGCACAGAGACAACAGCGTGAAAAAACGAGATGGCTGAATTCCCCAAATACTTACATGAAAGTGAATGTGCCTGAGGAGTCTCGGAATGGGGAAACCAGTCCCAGGACCAAAATCACA tgGATGAAAGCAGAAGACTCCTCTAAAGTTAGTAGTGGAACACCTATCAAAATTGAAGATCCCAATCAATTTGTTCCTTTAAATACAAACCCAAATGAGGTgctagaaaagagaaataag ATTCGAGAACAAAACAGGTATGACTTGAAAACAGCAGGACCACAATCTCAGTTGCTTGCTGGAATTGTTGTGGATAAACCTCCTTCT ACTATGCAGTTTGAAGATGACGATCATGGCCCACCAGCTCCTCCTAACCCATTCAGTCATCTCACAGAAGGAGAACTTGAAGAGTATAAGAAGACAATCGAAAGGAAACAGCAAGGTCTGGAAG AAAACCATGAGCTATTTTCCAAGAGCTTCATCTCCATGGATGTGCCTGTCATGGTAGTAAATGGCAAGGATGATCTGCATGACGTTGAAGATGAGCTTGCTAAGCGAGTGAGTAGATTAACGACAAGCACGACCATAGAGAACATCGAGATTACCATTAAGTCACCAGAAAAGATTGAGGAAGTTCTGTCACCTGATGGTTCGCCATCAAAATCACCatccaagaagaagaagaaattccgCACTCCTTCTTttctgaaaaagaacaaaaaaaaggaaaaagttgaagcctaa
- the Add3 gene encoding gamma-adducin isoform X1, which yields MSSDTSQGVITTPPPPSMPHKERYFDRINENDPEYIRERNMSPDLRQDFNMMEQRKRVTQILQSPAFREDLECLIQEQMKKGHNPTGLLALQQIADYIMANSFSGFSSPPLSLGMVTPINDLHGADTSSYVKGEKLTRCKLASLYRIADLFGWAHLANTYISVRISKEQDHIIIIPRGLSFSEATASNLVKVNIIGEVVDQGSTNLKVDHTGFSPHAAIYSTRPDVKCVIHIHTLATAAVSSMKCGILPISQESLILGDVAYYDYQGSLDDQEERTQLQKILGPSCKVLVLRNHGVVALGETVEEAFHFIFSVQMACEIQVRAIAGAGGVDNLLVLDLQKYKAFTHNIAASGGGGVNMGSHQKWKVGEIEFEGLMRTLDNLGYRTGYAYRHPLIREKPRHKSDVEIPATVTAFSFEDDTVPLSPLKYMAQRQQREKTRWLNSPNTYMKVNVPEESRNGETSPRTKITWMKAEDSSKVSSGTPIKIEDPNQFVPLNTNPNEVLEKRNKIREQNRYDLKTAGPQSQLLAGIVVDKPPSTMQFEDDDHGPPAPPNPFSHLTEGELEEYKKTIERKQQGLEDAEQELLSDDASSVSQIQSQTQSPQNAPENFEENHELFSKSFISMDVPVMVVNGKDDLHDVEDELAKRVSRLTTSTTIENIEITIKSPEKIEEVLSPDGSPSKSPSKKKKKFRTPSFLKKNKKKEKVEA from the exons GCCTTTCGGGAAGACTTGGAATGCCTTATTCAAGAACAAATGAAGAAAGGCCACAACCCAACTGGATTACTAGCATTACAACAGATTGCAGATTACATCATGGCCAATTCTTTCTCAGGCTTTTCTTCACCTCCCCTCA GTCTTGGCATGGTCACACCTATCAATGACCTTCATGGTGCAGATACATCCTCCTATGTGAAGGGAGAAAAACTTACTCGTTGTAAACTAGCCAGCCTGTACAGAATTGCAGACTTGTTTGGATGGGCACACCTGGCAAATACATATATCTCA GTAAGAATAAGTAAAGAACAAGACCACATTATAATAATTCCCAGAGGCCTATCTTTTTCTGAAGCCACAGCCTCCAATTTG GTAAAAGTCAACATAATAGGAGAAGTGGTTGACCAGGGAAGTACTAATTTGAAAGTTGACCATACAGGATTCAGTCCCCATGCTGCAATCTATTCAACACGCCCTGATGTTAAATGTGTGATACACATCCACACCCTTGCTACAGCAGCT GTATCCTCAATGAAGTGTGGGATCCTTCCAATTTCTCAGGAGTCCCTTATCCTGGGGGATGTGGCTTATTATGACTACCAAGGGTCACTTGATGACCAGGAGGAGAGAACTCAACTGCAGAAAATTCTGGGTCCAAGTTGTAAG GTGCTGGTACTCAGAAATCATGGAGTGGTAGCGCTTGGAGAAACAGTTGAAgaagcttttcattttatttttagtgtacagATGGCCTGTGAGATTCAG GTACGGGCAATAGCAGGGGCAGGTGGAGTAGATAATCTTCTTGTACTGGATCTTCAGAAGTATAAAGCTTTCACTCACAATATCGCAGCAAGTGGAGGAGGAGGCGTTAATATGGGTTCCCATCAGAAGTGGAAGGTGGGAGAGATTGAGTTTGAAGGGCTGATGAGGACTCTGGACAATTTG GGGTACAGAACAGGCTATGCTTACAGGCATCCTCTCATTCGAGAGAAGCCCAGACACAAAAGTGATGTGGAAATCCCAGCAACTGTGACTGCTTTTTCCTTTGAAGATGATACAGTGCCACTCTCTCCTCTCAAATACATGGCACAGAGACAACAGCGTGAAAAAACGAGATGGCTGAATTCCCCAAATACTTACATGAAAGTGAATGTGCCTGAGGAGTCTCGGAATGGGGAAACCAGTCCCAGGACCAAAATCACA tgGATGAAAGCAGAAGACTCCTCTAAAGTTAGTAGTGGAACACCTATCAAAATTGAAGATCCCAATCAATTTGTTCCTTTAAATACAAACCCAAATGAGGTgctagaaaagagaaataag ATTCGAGAACAAAACAGGTATGACTTGAAAACAGCAGGACCACAATCTCAGTTGCTTGCTGGAATTGTTGTGGATAAACCTCCTTCT ACTATGCAGTTTGAAGATGACGATCATGGCCCACCAGCTCCTCCTAACCCATTCAGTCATCTCACAGAAGGAGAACTTGAAGAGTATAAGAAGACAATCGAAAGGAAACAGCAAGGTCTGGAAG ACGCTGAGCAGGAATTACTCTCAGATGACGCTTCATCTGTTTCACAAATTCAGTCTCAAACTCAGTCACCGCAAAATGCCCCTGAAAATTTTGAAG AAAACCATGAGCTATTTTCCAAGAGCTTCATCTCCATGGATGTGCCTGTCATGGTAGTAAATGGCAAGGATGATCTGCATGACGTTGAAGATGAGCTTGCTAAGCGAGTGAGTAGATTAACGACAAGCACGACCATAGAGAACATCGAGATTACCATTAAGTCACCAGAAAAGATTGAGGAAGTTCTGTCACCTGATGGTTCGCCATCAAAATCACCatccaagaagaagaagaaattccgCACTCCTTCTTttctgaaaaagaacaaaaaaaaggaaaaagttgaagcctaa